CAGAATGGCCAATAATTCTTTTACGATTTAATGTCAATTATCTTGTTGCCatccaaataaattttttaggcATATGTCCAGATTTTCtagtttaataataataatcattagTGTAGATATTGCTGCCAACTAGTTTACTTTATAATAAAATTCTGAGGAACTAATTATAAGATTTGGCGTACAAAGTTTTCCCCTATCAAACAGTTTTCCTTACTTTGCTTTTTTAGTTTTAAGCAATACTGTAATTTATTTCTGGGTATGTTAAATTTATGAAGGGAAAAATTTCATGTTGTTGCCTGGTACAAGCTGCAGTTGCATTTTAATGGCTGCTGATAAGATAAATATTTCTGGTACAGGGCTTCTCAATCATAAAGAAGTTAGTCGATAGTTCTGGAGGCCCTATTGGCAGTTCGTATCTTGCACAGTGGGTTGCTTCTGTACAGTTATATTCACAGGTTGTTTTCTTTGCTTAGGAATTTTCCCTGCATTGGCTATCTAGAATTTGATTTTACCTTTTCTGTTATTGAATCTCTAGGTTGTTGGATGCATTGAGGATTCAACTGGAAGAGTTTTATACGAGTCCACTTCTTGCATTGCAGTGATGTTATCTCAAGCAGCTCAGGGTCTCAAAGCATCTAAAGTGACTTTGGCTACTGAAGTGGTTTCTACACCTACCgcaaataatattcttaaacaAGTTTTGGATCATGCTAAATTGTCAGGTCTACCTGACCTTTTATGTTTGTGCTTAGCAACTTCGGGCTCCGCTCTTATGTCAGGCTCTTCACATTTGTTACGTGCTGCTTCTGAAGCTTGTAGGGCTATTTGGTCACTGATAGATGCATTTGAAATTCTTTCAGTAAAAGAAAATGCGTACTCATTCCCACTAAATGCTTTAAGAAGCCATTCTTTACTCCCACTTGACATGAGGGACTGTGACAAAAGTTTATTGGTTGGTACAGAATCAGCAAAGATTGTTGATGCAGTTACAAAAGCATTCCTTAGATCGAAAGCCATACAGGTTGCTATTTACTATTGTCTTCGTCATCGTCTCGAGGCCACCTTATCTGCTGCTGTCCAGGTGTTTTATTCATGTTCCATTATCTAGATATTTGTCTCTTTTTCTTACACCGGCTCATAAACATCATCACTAATAATTTGGTTAATATTATAGTCTGTGTTTTTCAGTTAAATGTTTCATCAGCTTGCATAGACATTTGTCAATTCAATATTCTTGCACTTTTGTGGAATGTCCAATGGTTTATACAATATCATTGAAGCATTGGGTTCTATATCCATGGGACCAATACAATATTGCTTCTGAGGTTCATTTAGTAGAAGGCTTTTTATAGAAAAGGTAGATGAAATTTATCTCCTTTCTTCACCAAAAATGATGCAAATTTGTTGGTAGCCTCTCTAGTATCTGGTTGTCAGTAATagttttgttgtttgtttgcTGAGTAGATAATCCAATTCTATTTACTATAGGTCCTAGTTTATTGTTGCATTTATTTGCAAGAGtttataatttagaaattttctTTGCATTTTAGTTCACCAAAGACAACATGTATAGGCATCTTTCCAGAACTGGACCAACATCTTTCTATTGCATTTGTTTTTGGGAGTTCATAAATTACAAAGTCTCTCTACTTAGTTTGTGAAATACCTCATTTGTAAGGCTAATACAGTTTTTTGTTGTCTCAGATCATGTTGAGGTGTTGCCTCCAGAGTGGGATTGTTTCTAATATTCTCTGTGGTCTACCAAGCTCTCTACCCGTTACCACGGTTGTGAGTGGCGGTGGGGATGGTACAATCATTTCAGAGATTTTTGCTGtattatctttttgtttttcttcttcaaataaGGATCCACAGACAGAACCTGGCAATGCCAAGTGTAAAATAGTTAATCCAGCTGTCCTAGTTTTGCATTGTTGTCTTCTGCTTGCTAGTGTTGCCCAGTGTTTGAAAACCTCCGGAAGGAATTCCCCACTTTTTATGCTTACAACATCTTCAAAAAAGCAGCTTTCTCGGCTTTCAGTTCTTGCCCATCATTTTTCTTCTGATGATCGGATGAAGACTTCTTTTCAGCTTCATTGTGGGTCTGCCATGCTGGCTCTTGCATCTATTCTGTCCCTAGAGAACAGAGTTCCCTGTGAATCCACCATAGCAGAGATTGCTCTGCCTTTGATCCCTCGAACTGCCACACTTTGCGACTGTCTCAAGATTATGTCTGTGTGTGAAAATGGAGGTGAGCCTTATGTACAGAATTACATGCTTTCTTACTGGCATGGGCTTAGAGATGGATGTGTTGGCTTGTTGGAGTCTAGACTTAAGTGGGGAGGACCATTAGCTGTTCAACAGTTGTGTGCTAGCGGTATCCCTCAGCTTTTGATTGATTTGTTGGCTAAGAATCATACGGATGCTCTGTCTGGAGGAAATGAATGTAGAAATGATCAGATAGGGTTGTCACCTGTTGGGGTTGTGTGGACAATTTCCTCAATATGCCAATGTCTTTCTGGTGGAGTTTCAACTTTTCGTCACATTTTAATCAGGAGTGAACACATCAAATTCATCACTGAATTGATATCTGATGCGCATCTTAATCTTGTTAGATGCTGGAGTGGACCTGGTGGAGGGAAGGATGGGATCAGAGATATAATTAATGCAGCCATTGATCTGCTAGCATTTCCTTTTGTTGCAGTACAGGCTGCACCAGGCTTGCCATCTGCCAATGCTTCAGTGAGTAGTGGGTTCCTCCTTAACATGGGTTCACCTGGTGGGAAATTATGCATGGATGACAAAGACATGATAAAGGCAATTGAGACGCACATGGCAAAGTACATACAGATCCTTCTTGAGGTCAGATGGTCCTGTTCCCTTATGTTACAATTTTTTGCCTTTTTCAGGGTGGGAGAAAATTAAGTTTCCGTGTGCTTTCTTATGCTGTACTTATTAATACAGAGTATTATCCTTCCTGAGTGGTGCATACTGCATGCTTGTCAGTTCCTTAAGAAGATCATTACGTACTTAAGAGGCACAACTTACCAACCATTCTACATAAGGCTGTCTTTCAGAGCTGCAGTGAATTTTTTATAACATCCAATTTTAGGATTAATATTGATTACATGGAAGTAAATATGTTCTACATCATCATATTTTCATAGTGTTGCACAGCCTGTGAGTTTTTATGGTTTCTTTAATTGTTCTGAGGTTACAGGTAGGAGTCCCTGCCGTTATTCTTCGATGTTTGGACCACTTGGAAGTTAAAGATGTTGGGAGGCCCGTTGCATTTCTTGCTAAAATGGCCGGGCATCGGCCCCTTGCAGTTCAGCTATTGGGCAAAGGTTTGTTGGATCGAGGTAGAGTGAGAAAGTTGCTTGGTGGTTCATGCCCAAAAGAGGTCACGATGGATGTTCTAATGATAACCTCAGATCTAGCTCGTATGGATAAGGTCAATATCTAGTGCTTTTTCAAATGGAATGGTTCTGATTAAACTGGAATTCATCATAATACATTGTGTACAGAGACAACAATGTTCTTCAAATTCAACTTACCATTTAATAAAATGGGCCTTTTGTCTCTTGAAAAGTGCTGCTTGAGCATAAACATTTCAATGCCCTCGTTTCTCAGACTTCTTTTGCTTTTATCTTAGTTGGTATCAACACAATAAAGTTGAGTTTCTTGTCTTGATTTCATTAGCATTGATACGTGTATGCAGGTTTTCTATGAATACATCAACGGAGCTGATATGTTGGAGTTCTTGAAGGCCTTTCTTACCCATGAAGATCCCAATGTACGTGCAAAGGCATGCAGTGCTATAGGCAACATGTGCCGGCATAGTTCATATTTCTACAGTTCATTGGTAAGTAAAGAATTATAGCTGTTCCATAACATTTTAGATAGTTTGTTTTGCATTCTTTTTAAGCAACTGAAGTTATCGTACTGGAATAAATTATTGGAAGTTTTAGGTCGGAATTATTGGTCTATTCTTGTACTCCAATTTTACTTGCAGGCAAAGCATCAAATCATCAGTCTCCTTATTGATCGATGTGCTGATTCAGACAAACGTACCCGGAAATTTGCTTGTTTTGCTGTAAGATCCTATCCCTGTACCATTTAATAATCTTTACTATAAATT
This genomic stretch from Diospyros lotus cultivar Yz01 chromosome 1, ASM1463336v1, whole genome shotgun sequence harbors:
- the LOC127792514 gene encoding serine/threonine-protein kinase TIO isoform X2, which gives rise to MGVENYHVIELVGEGSFGKVYKGRRKYTGQTVAMKFILKHGKSEKDIHNLRQEIEILRKLKHENIIEMLDSFESPQEFCVVTEFAQGELFEILEDDKCLPEAQVQAIAKQLVKALHYLHSNRIIHRDMKPQNILIGAGSVVKLCDFGFARAMSTNTVVLRSIKGTPLYMAPELVREQPYNHTVDLWSLGVILYELFVGQPPFYTNSVYALIRHIIKDPVKYPENMSLNFKTFLKGLLNKEPQNRLTWPSLLEHPFVKETPEDLEAREINTTTAVARGRHAAWRAEGNNYVPAGLAGASPESMEQSPVANRKNGIHNLRSDPQSNSPNSVKENSSPREEFPGFVVPADVEQSGNQALDRLENNSRTVKGAKLIGQDNKALSVILLPLKNWRKETQDSCRNQDILCSNQSLRILLNVIAAGGICTSGVLDEIIHELLGFLSNILNLKSPDVNDLIAKGFSIIKKLVDSSGGPIGSSYLAQWVASVQLYSQVVGCIEDSTGRVLYESTSCIAVMLSQAAQGLKASKVTLATEVVSTPTANNILKQVLDHAKLSGLPDLLCLCLATSGSALMSGSSHLLRAASEACRAIWSLIDAFEILSVKENAYSFPLNALRSHSLLPLDMRDCDKSLLVGTESAKIVDAVTKAFLRSKAIQVAIYYCLRHRLEATLSAAVQIMLRCCLQSGIVSNILCGLPSSLPVTTVVSGGGDGTIISEIFAVLSFCFSSSNKDPQTEPGNAKCKIVNPAVLVLHCCLLLASVAQCLKTSGRNSPLFMLTTSSKKQLSRLSVLAHHFSSDDRMKTSFQLHCGSAMLALASILSLENRVPCESTIAEIALPLIPRTATLCDCLKIMSVCENGGEPYVQNYMLSYWHGLRDGCVGLLESRLKWGGPLAVQQLCASGIPQLLIDLLAKNHTDALSGGNECRNDQIGLSPVGVVWTISSICQCLSGGVSTFRHILIRSEHIKFITELISDAHLNLVRCWSGPGGGKDGIRDIINAAIDLLAFPFVAVQAAPGLPSANASVSSGFLLNMGSPGGKLCMDDKDMIKAIETHMAKYIQILLEVGVPAVILRCLDHLEVKDVGRPVAFLAKMAGHRPLAVQLLGKGLLDRGRVRKLLGGSCPKEVTMDVLMITSDLARMDKVFYEYINGADMLEFLKAFLTHEDPNVRAKACSAIGNMCRHSSYFYSSLAKHQIISLLIDRCADSDKRTRKFACFAIGNAAYHNDLLYEELRRSIPQLANLLLSVEEDKTKANAAGALSNLVRNSNKLCEDIVSKGAMQALLKLVGDYSVVALNPGKKDAINESPLKIALFSLAKMCAHPPCREFLRSSDLFAVIGRLRQSPDSAIANYASVIVSKTSE
- the LOC127792514 gene encoding serine/threonine-protein kinase TIO isoform X1; translation: MGVENYHVIELVGEGSFGKVYKGRRKYTGQTVAMKFILKHGKSEKDIHNLRQEIEILRKLKHENIIEMLDSFESPQEFCVVTEFAQGELFEILEDDKCLPEAQVQAIAKQLVKALHYLHSNRIIHRDMKPQNILIGAGSVVKLCDFGFARAMSTNTVVLRSIKGTPLYMAPELVREQPYNHTVDLWSLGVILYELFVGQPPFYTNSVYALIRHIIKDPVKYPENMSLNFKTFLKGLLNKEPQNRLTWPSLLEHPFVKETPEDLEARVKEINTTTAVARGRHAAWRAEGNNYVPAGLAGASPESMEQSPVANRKNGIHNLRSDPQSNSPNSVKENSSPREEFPGFVVPADVEQSGNQALDRLENNSRTVKGAKLIGQDNKALSVILLPLKNWRKETQDSCRNQDILCSNQSLRILLNVIAAGGICTSGVLDEIIHELLGFLSNILNLKSPDVNDLIAKGFSIIKKLVDSSGGPIGSSYLAQWVASVQLYSQVVGCIEDSTGRVLYESTSCIAVMLSQAAQGLKASKVTLATEVVSTPTANNILKQVLDHAKLSGLPDLLCLCLATSGSALMSGSSHLLRAASEACRAIWSLIDAFEILSVKENAYSFPLNALRSHSLLPLDMRDCDKSLLVGTESAKIVDAVTKAFLRSKAIQVAIYYCLRHRLEATLSAAVQIMLRCCLQSGIVSNILCGLPSSLPVTTVVSGGGDGTIISEIFAVLSFCFSSSNKDPQTEPGNAKCKIVNPAVLVLHCCLLLASVAQCLKTSGRNSPLFMLTTSSKKQLSRLSVLAHHFSSDDRMKTSFQLHCGSAMLALASILSLENRVPCESTIAEIALPLIPRTATLCDCLKIMSVCENGGEPYVQNYMLSYWHGLRDGCVGLLESRLKWGGPLAVQQLCASGIPQLLIDLLAKNHTDALSGGNECRNDQIGLSPVGVVWTISSICQCLSGGVSTFRHILIRSEHIKFITELISDAHLNLVRCWSGPGGGKDGIRDIINAAIDLLAFPFVAVQAAPGLPSANASVSSGFLLNMGSPGGKLCMDDKDMIKAIETHMAKYIQILLEVGVPAVILRCLDHLEVKDVGRPVAFLAKMAGHRPLAVQLLGKGLLDRGRVRKLLGGSCPKEVTMDVLMITSDLARMDKVFYEYINGADMLEFLKAFLTHEDPNVRAKACSAIGNMCRHSSYFYSSLAKHQIISLLIDRCADSDKRTRKFACFAIGNAAYHNDLLYEELRRSIPQLANLLLSVEEDKTKANAAGALSNLVRNSNKLCEDIVSKGAMQALLKLVGDYSVVALNPGKKDAINESPLKIALFSLAKMCAHPPCREFLRSSDLFAVIGRLRQSPDSAIANYASVIVSKTSE